One Phaseolus vulgaris cultivar G19833 chromosome 11, P. vulgaris v2.0, whole genome shotgun sequence genomic window carries:
- the LOC137825867 gene encoding long-chain-alcohol oxidase FAO1-like, with amino-acid sequence MRREFHPLLRGGRGHSKYKHGFSAAEMESLASMCEVVLPPLPMDAFKSRKEDQAGDDDTKLLQSFCDISGSRYPIPHEVAELLTNTSLIEALILVRVVLWMLATRLGTLLLCGFLCLGEKWPYINNFSNMSLEKREKIVQKWLKHRFLTPIRLAFVYVKVLCLYSFFSMVDENGDNPAWKAIGYEVSDNEKQNNVSNNRPLEKGTIETMHESDSTLQQSLAKKGLNVTLDFKSNILKVKCDAVVVGSGCGGGVAAAVLSSAGHKVVVLEKGNYFSPQDYSSLEGPSMKQLYETGGILASADSRVLILAGSTVGGGSAVNWSACIKTPHKVLKDWSEGHKLPFFSSQEYLSAMETVCERIGVTENCTQEGFQNQVLRKGCQNLGLKVDYVARNSSGNHYCGSCGYGCPKGEKQGTQATWLVDAVDKGAVIITGCKAEKLLLESNRSGNGRKKKCLGVVAKVLNKVVTMKLQIEAKVTISSGGALLTPSLLISSGLHNKNIGRNLHLHPVLMTWGYFPESNNSEFKGKVYEGGIITSVHKVPSTDSKSDSRAIIETPSLGPACFAALFPWESGLDFKERMLNYPRTAHLITIIRDMACGQVTSEGRIIYKLNEIDRENMRAGMQQALRILIAAGAVEVGTHRSDGQRLRCSGVSEDKVQEFLDSVCPMEGALSPGDKWNLYSSAHQMGSCRMGVNEKEGAVDENGETWEAEGLFVCDASVLPTAVGVNPMITIQSTAYCISNRIVDYLGRGQISEVP; translated from the exons atGAGAAGGGAGTTTCATCCACTGTTAAGGGGAGGGAGAGGGCATAGCAAGTATAAACATGGATTTTCTGCAGCTGAAATGGAGTCACTGGCAAGCATGTGTGAGGTTGTGTTGCCTCCTTTGCCTATGGATGCTTTCAAGAGCAGAAAAGAAGACCAAGCTGGTGATGACGACACCAAGCTTCTGCAGTCCTTCTGTGACATTTCTGGTTCTCGCTATCCAATCCCTCATGAG GTTGCTGAATTGCTCACAAATACGAGCTTAATTGAAGCACTAATACTGGTAAGAGTGGTTTTATGGATGCTGGCTACAAGGTTGGGCACCTTGTTGCTTTGTGGTTTCCTCTGTCTTGGTGAGAAATGGCCATATATCAACAACTTTTCAAACATGTCTTTGGAGAAGAGAGAAAAGATTGTGCAGAAGTGGTTAAAGCATAGGTTCCTCACACCTATTAGACTGGCATTTGTTTATGTCAAAGTCTTGTGCCTTTATTCTTTTTTCTCTATG GTTGATGAAAATGGTGATAACCCAGCATGGAAAGCCATTGGATATGAGGTATCAGATAATGAGAAACAGAATAATGTCTCCAATAATAGGCCCCTTGAAAAGGGGACTATAGAAACCATGCATGAATCTGATTCAACTCTTCAACAATCTCTGGCCAAGAAAGGCCTCAATGTTACACTGGACTTCAAAAGCAACATCCTCAAAGTCAAATGTGATGCAGTAGTTGTTGGGTCTGGTTGTGGTGGAGGTGTTGCAGCTGCTGTTCTTTCAAGTGCTGGCCACAAGGTGGTTGTTCTTGAGAAAGGAAACTATTTTTCTCCTCAGGACTATTCATCTCTAGAAGGTCCCTCCATGAAGCAACTATATGAAACTGGAGGGATCCTTGCTTCTGCGGACTCCAGAGTACTGATTTTGGCAGGATCAACAGTGGGTGGTGGCTCTGCTGTTAATTGGTCAGCCTGCATTAAAACACCACACAAGGTGCTGAAAGACTGGTCTGAGGGCCACAAGCTTCCCTTCTTTTCAAGCCAAGAATATCTCTCTGCAATGGAGACTGTATGTGAAAGGATTGGAGTCACAGAAAACTGTACACAAGAGGGATTCCAAAATCAAGTGCTGAGAAAAGGGTGTCAGAATCTTGGCCTCAAAGTTGACTATGTGGCAAGAAACTCTTCAGGTAATCATTACTGTGGCTCATGTGGTTATGGCTGTCCAAAAGGAGAGAAACAAGGGACTCAAGCTACTTGGCTTGTAGATGCAGTTGACAAAGGTGCAGTAATAATAACAGGATGCAAAGCTGAGAAGTTATTGTTGGAAAGCAACAGGAGTGGAAATGGCAGAAAGAAGAAATGCTTGGGAGTGGTGGCAAAAGTCTTGAACAAAGTAGTCACAATGAAGCTACAAATTGAGGCTAAAGTGACAATTTCCTCTGGTGGGGCACTTTTGACACCCTCTTTATTAATCTCTAGTGGACTACATAATAAGAACATTGGTAGGAACCTCCATCTCCACCCTGTCCTAATGACATGGGGATACTTCCCAGAATCAAATAATTCAGAATTTAAGGGCAAAGTCTATGAGGGAGGTATAATAACTTCAGTCCACAAAGTGCCATCAACAGACTCCAAATCCGATTCAAGAGCCATAATTGAAACCCCTTCGTTAGGACCAGCATGCTTTGCTGCACTTTTTCCTTGGGAGTCAGGACTAGACTTCAAAGAAAGAATGCTGAATTACCCCAGAACTGCCCATTTAATCACAATTATAAGAGACATGGCTTGTGGACAGGTGACATCAGAAGGAAGGATCATCTACAAGTTGAATGAAATTGACAGAGAAAACATGAGGGCTGGCATGCAACAAGCACTGAGGATTCTAATAGCTGCAGGAGCAGTTGAGGTAGGCACACACAGAAGTGATGGCCAGAGACTCAGGTGTAGTGGCGTTAGTGAAGATAAGGTGCAAGAGTTCTTGGACAGTGTGTGTCCAATGGAGGGAGCACTTTCACCAGGTGATAAATGGAACTTGTATAGTTCTGCACATCAAATGGGGAGCTGCAGAATGGGggtcaatgaaaaagaaggtgCAGTTGATGAAAATGGAGAGACATGGGAGGCTGAAGGGTTGTTTGTTTGTGATGCTAGTGTGCTTCCTACTGCAGTAGGAGTCAATCCCATGATCACAATCCAATCAACTGCATACTGTATCTCTAATAGAATAGTAGACTACCTTGGAAGAGGTCAAATCTCAGAAGTTCCTTGA